Proteins found in one Salinimonas lutimaris genomic segment:
- the pgl gene encoding 6-phosphogluconolactonase, translated as MALTEKLFDSADTLATEFAQTLTDILKAGIEARGRASLVVSGGRTPAALFNTLSNTDLAWDKVDITLADERWVDEDHDASNAASVRKNLLQNKASAANFVTPKTADADANDAIAEVENRISSFSQPFDALILGMGEDGHTASLFPCSEQVADGLNMSSGKICIAVQPTTAPHQRISLTLPALLNSRNIFLHLTGDAKKEVLKDALANNTELEKPVTAVVNRAPVTLMWAP; from the coding sequence ATGGCACTAACTGAAAAATTATTCGACAGCGCTGACACGCTGGCAACCGAATTTGCCCAGACGCTGACTGATATTCTTAAGGCCGGGATTGAGGCGCGCGGTCGTGCCAGCCTGGTGGTCAGTGGCGGCCGTACGCCGGCGGCGTTGTTTAATACACTGAGCAACACCGACCTGGCATGGGATAAAGTCGATATCACCCTGGCAGATGAGCGTTGGGTGGATGAAGATCATGATGCAAGTAATGCTGCATCAGTACGCAAAAACCTGCTTCAAAATAAAGCGTCGGCAGCTAATTTTGTCACGCCCAAAACCGCTGATGCTGATGCCAATGATGCTATTGCAGAAGTTGAAAACCGTATTTCCAGCTTTTCACAGCCATTTGATGCGCTGATCCTGGGCATGGGTGAAGACGGTCATACAGCGTCACTGTTTCCGTGCTCAGAGCAGGTGGCAGACGGGCTGAACATGAGCAGTGGTAAAATCTGCATTGCGGTACAGCCAACTACGGCACCGCATCAGCGTATCTCGCTGACACTGCCGGCACTGCTGAACAGCCGTAACATCTTTTTACACCTGACCGGTGACGCCAAAAAAGAGGTTCTTAAAGACGCTCTGGCAAACAATACCGAACTTGAAAAACCCGTTACCGCAGTCGTCAACCGGGCTCCGGTCACACTAATGTGGGCGCCCTAG
- the edd gene encoding phosphogluconate dehydratase: MNNQIAEITQRIIERSKDTRKAYLAKIERARRQGPFRGELSCGNLAHGFAACGAEEKSDLRSMTKSNIAIVSAYNDMLSAHQPYETYPAMIKDAIKQVGSVAQFAGGVPAMCDGVTQGNAGMDLSLMSRDVIAQSAAVALSHNMFDGALMLGICDKIVPGLLMGALSFGHLPTVFVPAGPMPSGLPNKEKARVRQEFAEGKVGRDALLEAESQSYHSAGTCTFYGTANSNQLVVEMMGLHLPGSSFVNPGTPLRDALTKAAAVQTTRLTDLTDNYTPIGHIVDEKAMVNGLVALLATGGSTNHTMHLIAVARSAGILINWDDFSEISNAVPLLTRIYPNGSADINHFVAAGGMALLFKQLLDAGLMHNDVKTICGDGLDRYTKEPRLEDGELVWRDGADTSHDPEVFASVATPFKPDGGLSVLDGNLGRAVIKTSALPTPHCHIKAPAVVFEDQFELDGAFKNGELNKDCIVVVRFQGPSAIGMPELHRLTPPLGVLQDRGYKVALVTDGRMSGASGKVPAAIHVTPEAFNGGLLAKVHTGDMVELNTQTGELTLCVEQAELDAREPAVAQLASHHEGMGREMFGGMRSVLTGAEEGACSLFYTQEQAK; the protein is encoded by the coding sequence ATGAATAACCAAATCGCTGAAATTACTCAGCGCATTATTGAACGCAGCAAAGATACCCGCAAAGCGTACCTGGCTAAAATTGAGCGCGCTCGTCGTCAGGGCCCGTTCCGTGGCGAGTTGTCCTGCGGTAACCTGGCTCACGGGTTTGCTGCCTGTGGCGCTGAGGAAAAGTCTGACCTGCGCAGCATGACCAAGTCGAATATTGCCATTGTTTCGGCTTATAACGACATGCTTTCAGCACACCAGCCGTATGAAACATATCCGGCGATGATTAAAGACGCCATTAAGCAGGTAGGCAGTGTAGCGCAGTTTGCCGGTGGTGTACCGGCGATGTGTGACGGCGTTACCCAGGGTAATGCCGGCATGGATCTGAGCCTGATGAGCCGCGATGTGATTGCGCAGTCGGCGGCTGTGGCGCTGTCGCATAATATGTTTGACGGTGCCCTGATGCTGGGGATTTGCGACAAAATCGTGCCCGGACTACTGATGGGCGCGCTGTCATTCGGACATCTGCCTACTGTATTTGTTCCGGCCGGCCCGATGCCCTCTGGTTTGCCAAATAAAGAAAAAGCCCGTGTTCGTCAGGAATTTGCCGAAGGCAAAGTAGGTCGCGATGCGTTGCTTGAGGCTGAATCACAGTCTTACCATTCTGCCGGCACCTGTACGTTCTACGGTACGGCAAACTCTAACCAGCTGGTTGTGGAAATGATGGGTCTGCACCTGCCAGGATCTTCATTTGTGAATCCGGGCACACCACTGCGTGATGCGCTGACCAAAGCCGCCGCGGTTCAGACTACCCGTCTGACTGACCTGACCGACAATTACACGCCCATCGGCCATATTGTTGATGAAAAAGCGATGGTAAATGGTCTGGTCGCACTACTGGCAACGGGTGGGTCGACCAACCACACCATGCACCTGATTGCTGTTGCCCGTTCTGCCGGTATCCTGATTAACTGGGATGATTTTTCTGAAATCTCCAATGCGGTACCACTGCTGACCCGTATCTACCCTAATGGTTCTGCCGATATTAACCACTTTGTGGCAGCCGGTGGTATGGCGCTGTTATTCAAACAGCTGCTGGATGCCGGACTGATGCATAACGATGTGAAAACCATCTGTGGTGATGGTCTTGACCGTTACACCAAAGAGCCGCGTCTGGAAGATGGCGAGCTGGTTTGGCGCGATGGAGCTGATACGTCTCATGATCCTGAAGTATTTGCTTCTGTGGCAACGCCGTTTAAGCCCGATGGCGGCCTGAGCGTACTGGACGGAAATCTGGGCCGTGCTGTGATTAAGACCTCTGCGCTGCCAACACCGCATTGTCACATCAAGGCACCGGCGGTGGTATTTGAAGATCAGTTTGAGCTGGATGGCGCGTTTAAAAACGGCGAGCTGAATAAAGACTGTATCGTGGTCGTTCGCTTCCAGGGACCATCGGCTATCGGTATGCCTGAACTGCACCGCCTGACGCCACCACTGGGTGTGCTGCAGGATCGCGGCTACAAAGTGGCGCTGGTTACAGACGGACGTATGTCCGGCGCATCCGGCAAGGTACCGGCAGCAATCCACGTTACCCCTGAAGCATTTAACGGCGGCCTGCTGGCCAAAGTTCACACCGGCGACATGGTAGAGCTGAACACCCAGACCGGTGAACTGACCCTGTGCGTTGAGCAGGCAGAACTGGATGCCCGTGAACCGGCCGTGGCACAACTGGCCAGCCATCATGAAGGCATGGGCCGGGAAATGTTCGGTGGAATGCGCTCTGTACTGACCGGTGCAGAAGAAGGGGCATGTTCATTGTTTTATACCCAGGAGCAGGCTAAATGA
- a CDS encoding glucokinase, whose protein sequence is MSDMFVADVGGTNARLARVTESGVADIKKYICNDFASIDLVIKAYFDDMPQHNFTRGCIAIACPVLGDLVEMTNHSWAFSQTALKQQLRLNDLYVINDFTAVAHSLPTLGNEQVVQIGTGTALESGNIAVFGPGTGLGVEHITMTTSGWQTLDGEGGHADFAPVDETDVIIWRYLQNLHGRASAEEVMSGRGILNIYHALAQAKGSDVSFTDPAEVTSRALDGSCEICESALRQFCRIMGSFAGNLALNMATTGGIFIGGGIANRFADFLQDSDFRARFEAKGQMKHYVKDIPTYLIAEPDHGLLGASAYLKQHTAS, encoded by the coding sequence ATGAGTGACATGTTCGTCGCTGATGTTGGCGGGACCAATGCGCGTCTCGCCCGGGTAACCGAATCTGGTGTGGCAGATATTAAAAAATATATCTGTAATGACTTTGCCAGCATTGATCTGGTTATCAAAGCGTATTTTGACGATATGCCGCAACATAATTTTACTCGCGGTTGTATTGCGATTGCCTGCCCGGTACTGGGCGATTTGGTGGAGATGACCAATCACAGCTGGGCGTTTTCCCAGACGGCACTCAAACAGCAGCTGCGCCTGAATGATTTATACGTAATTAACGATTTCACCGCGGTAGCGCATTCGCTGCCTACGCTTGGCAACGAACAGGTCGTGCAGATTGGAACTGGTACAGCGTTAGAGAGCGGCAATATAGCGGTGTTCGGACCGGGTACTGGCTTAGGGGTTGAGCACATTACCATGACGACCTCTGGCTGGCAGACGCTGGACGGTGAGGGCGGTCATGCAGATTTTGCACCGGTGGATGAAACCGATGTAATTATCTGGCGTTATTTGCAAAACCTGCATGGCCGGGCGTCTGCAGAAGAAGTGATGTCAGGGCGTGGTATTCTCAATATCTATCATGCGCTGGCGCAGGCAAAAGGCAGTGACGTAAGCTTTACCGATCCTGCCGAGGTGACCTCACGAGCACTGGATGGCAGCTGTGAGATTTGTGAATCTGCGCTGCGTCAGTTCTGCCGAATCATGGGCAGCTTTGCCGGTAATCTGGCGCTGAATATGGCGACCACCGGTGGTATTTTTATTGGTGGCGGGATTGCCAACCGGTTTGCTGACTTTTTACAAGACAGTGATTTCCGTGCACGTTTTGAAGCCAAAGGGCAGATGAAACATTACGTAAAAGATATCCCGACTTATCTGATTGCTGAGCCCGATCATGGCTTATTGGGTGCCTCAGCCTATCTTAAACAACATACTGCGAGTTAA
- a CDS encoding bifunctional 4-hydroxy-2-oxoglutarate aldolase/2-dehydro-3-deoxy-phosphogluconate aldolase produces MTTNWKLSPAEIFAAGPVVPVLVINDVEKAVPLAKALMAGGIKVLEVTLRTPVALDVIKRIAQEVPDALIGAGTVTNAQQLKEVVEAGAKFAISPGMTSDLLKAGHEYDIPLIPGISSTSDLMTAKDAGYSFLKFFPAEASGGVKAIKSISGPFPDVTFCPTGGISLANYNDYLALKNVVCVGGSWVAPDDAIDSGDWERITTLAKEAVAGAKA; encoded by the coding sequence ATGACAACAAACTGGAAATTATCCCCGGCGGAAATCTTTGCGGCTGGCCCCGTTGTACCAGTACTGGTAATTAACGATGTGGAAAAAGCCGTACCGCTTGCCAAGGCGCTGATGGCGGGTGGGATTAAAGTGCTTGAGGTGACGCTAAGAACACCAGTGGCACTTGATGTCATCAAACGTATTGCGCAGGAAGTACCCGATGCACTAATTGGTGCTGGTACGGTGACCAATGCCCAGCAGCTTAAAGAAGTGGTTGAGGCAGGCGCTAAGTTTGCTATCAGTCCGGGTATGACCAGTGATCTGCTTAAAGCGGGTCACGAATACGATATTCCGTTGATCCCGGGTATCTCATCAACATCTGATCTGATGACTGCCAAAGACGCCGGATATTCATTTTTGAAGTTCTTCCCGGCAGAAGCCTCTGGCGGGGTGAAAGCGATTAAGTCAATCAGCGGCCCGTTCCCGGACGTAACGTTCTGCCCAACAGGTGGTATCAGTCTGGCCAACTACAATGACTACCTGGCGCTGAAAAATGTGGTGTGTGTCGGTGGTTCATGGGTAGCCCCCGATGATGCGATTGACTCAGGCGACTGGGAGCGTATTACAACCCTGGCCAAAGAAGCAGTTGCCGGCGCAAAAGCCTAA